Proteins from a genomic interval of Microbacterium esteraromaticum:
- the uvrC gene encoding excinuclease ABC subunit UvrC: MADVLPYKPRAGEIPTDPGVYRFRDAEGRVLYVGKAKNLRQRLSNYFAPLHTLHERTRRMVTTAASVEWTVVATDVDSLQLEYMWIKEFDPPFNVRYRDDKSYPFMAVTLADEAPRVMVTRNRRIPGARYFGPYPKVWAVHETIDLMVKVFPIRTCSDASYRRAMQTGRPCFPGQIGKCGGPCSMTVTIDEHRAMVDDFVAFMAGGDERFTRDLTKRMLAASAAMDYEAAAKYRDKLSAIEAVLSKSALVLPSDEDADLLGIAEDELSAAVHHFVIRGGRVRGVHSLTVDKELDIGGGELVDQVLQRVYGESSDIPRRVLVPELPDDAAELEQWLRQRRGRRVELAVARRGQRADLMRTATLNAQQALLRHKTRRTSDYVARTQALTDLQEALGMDEAPLRIECFDISHLGGTNVVASMVVFEDGLPRKDQYRSFNIAETTDDTDSMYQVLMRRLARVENGAPADDAGIDDPPAAGERPKPRFAYRPQLLVVDGGKPQVQAAARALRDSGRAEIAVCGIAKRLEEIWIPDDDFPVILPRTSEALYLIQRLRDEAHRFAITHQRRRRRRDIQSVLSEVPGLGAARIKALLTHFGSVAKLKGAAPEQIQEVSGIGPSLAAAIHAHLGGEAGAGVDRLESSDKETGA; this comes from the coding sequence ATGGCCGACGTCCTGCCCTACAAGCCGCGGGCGGGCGAGATCCCGACCGATCCCGGGGTCTACCGATTCCGCGATGCGGAGGGGCGTGTGCTCTACGTCGGCAAGGCGAAGAACCTGCGCCAGCGCCTGTCGAACTACTTCGCGCCGCTGCACACGTTGCATGAGCGCACTCGGCGGATGGTGACGACGGCCGCATCGGTCGAGTGGACGGTCGTCGCGACCGACGTCGACTCGCTGCAGCTGGAGTACATGTGGATCAAAGAGTTCGATCCGCCGTTCAACGTGCGGTACCGGGATGACAAGTCGTACCCGTTCATGGCGGTGACGCTCGCCGATGAGGCGCCGCGCGTGATGGTCACGCGCAACCGACGCATCCCCGGGGCTCGCTACTTCGGCCCCTACCCGAAGGTGTGGGCGGTGCACGAGACCATCGATCTGATGGTCAAGGTGTTCCCGATCCGTACATGCAGCGATGCGAGCTACCGGCGCGCCATGCAGACCGGCCGCCCGTGCTTTCCCGGGCAGATCGGCAAGTGCGGCGGCCCCTGCTCGATGACGGTGACGATCGACGAGCACCGCGCCATGGTCGACGACTTCGTCGCCTTCATGGCGGGTGGCGACGAGCGCTTCACGCGCGATCTGACCAAGCGGATGCTGGCGGCCTCGGCCGCGATGGACTACGAGGCGGCCGCGAAGTACCGTGACAAGCTCTCGGCCATCGAGGCTGTACTCAGCAAGAGCGCGCTGGTGCTGCCCAGCGATGAGGACGCTGATCTGCTCGGCATCGCCGAGGACGAGCTCTCGGCGGCCGTGCATCACTTCGTCATCCGTGGCGGACGCGTGCGCGGCGTGCATTCGCTCACGGTCGACAAGGAACTCGACATCGGCGGAGGCGAACTGGTCGACCAGGTGCTGCAACGGGTCTACGGCGAGTCGAGCGACATCCCGCGTCGTGTTCTCGTCCCGGAGCTGCCCGACGATGCCGCTGAGCTTGAGCAGTGGCTGCGTCAGCGGCGCGGTCGTCGGGTGGAGTTGGCAGTTGCCCGGCGAGGACAGCGAGCCGATCTCATGCGTACCGCAACGCTCAACGCCCAGCAGGCGCTGTTGCGCCACAAGACGCGCCGCACCAGCGATTACGTCGCGCGCACGCAGGCGCTCACCGACTTGCAGGAAGCCCTCGGCATGGACGAGGCGCCGCTGCGCATCGAGTGCTTCGACATCTCGCATCTGGGCGGAACCAATGTCGTCGCCTCGATGGTGGTCTTCGAGGACGGGTTGCCGCGCAAGGACCAGTACCGGTCTTTCAACATCGCTGAAACCACCGACGACACGGATTCGATGTACCAGGTGCTCATGCGACGTCTGGCCCGCGTCGAGAACGGTGCTCCCGCCGACGACGCAGGCATAGACGATCCGCCGGCCGCCGGGGAACGCCCTAAGCCGCGCTTCGCCTACCGGCCGCAGCTGCTCGTCGTGGATGGCGGCAAGCCACAGGTGCAGGCCGCGGCGCGCGCACTGCGCGACAGCGGGCGCGCCGAGATCGCGGTGTGCGGCATCGCCAAGCGTCTGGAGGAGATCTGGATCCCCGACGATGACTTCCCCGTCATCCTGCCGCGCACGAGCGAGGCACTGTACCTGATCCAACGGTTGCGTGACGAGGCGCATCGATTCGCGATCACGCACCAGCGGCGTCGGCGCCGGCGCGACATCCAATCGGTGCTGAGCGAGGTCCCCGGTCTCGGTGCGGCGCGGATCAAGGCGCTGCTCACTCATTTCGGATCGGTCGCGAAGCTAAAGGGTGCCGCACCCGAGCAGATCCAGGAGGTGTCGGGGATCGGGCCTTCGCTCGCGGCAGCCATCCACGCGCACCTCGGCGGCGAAGCCGGCGCCGGAGTGGATAGGCTGGAATCCAGCGATAAGGAAACCGGAGCATGA
- the uvrA gene encoding excinuclease ABC subunit UvrA: MPIVPVVPSTKLSVRGARVHNLKDVDLDIPRDALVVFTGLSGSGKSSLAFDTIFAEGQRRYVESLSAYARQFLGQVDRPDVDFIEGLSPAVSIDQKSTNRNPRSTVGTITEIHDYMRLLWARIGIPHCPECGERIQRQTVQQIADQLMALPERTRYQIVAPVVTQKKGEFVDLFKELGAKGYSRAIVDGELIQLAEPPKLKKSYKHDIAVVVDRLVASVDILGRVTDSVETALGLAGGIVRINFVDEEGDAAWQSFSEKLACPNAHPITLTEIEPRTFSFNAPFGACPACTGLGTRMSVDVDLMLGDEELSIREGVILPWTTQGKGLFQYYERLLDGLAADLDFSLDTPWNQLHSEVREAVLRGDNYKVSVKWKNRYGREMRYTSGFEGVVPYIERQYMQAESDTQRARWGEYLREVPCPVCDGARLKPEVLAVKVHGHSIAEVSSLSLADASTFMHTLELTDREARIAAQVLREIRLRLDFLLQVGLAYLNLGRSAGSLSGGEAQRIRLATQIGSGLTGVLYVLDEPSIGLHQRDNRRLIETLLKLRDLGNTLIVVEHDEETIEAADWVVDIGPGAGVNGGAVVHSGPYSSLLEEGESMTGDYLAGRREIAVPSKRRKIDKKRMLSVVGARANNLKNVTADFPLGVLTAVTGVSGSGKSSLVNDILYQVLAGRLNGARTVPGKHTRVTGLDNLDKVVHVDQAPIGRTPRSNPATYTGVFDRIRTLFSETPEAKVRGYLPGRFSFNVKGGRCDACSGDGTIKIEMNFLPDVYVDCEVCHGKRYNRDTLAVHYKGKNIAEVLEMPIAEAAEFFEPIQAIHRYMKTLVDVGLGYVRLGQAATTLSGGEAQRVKLATELQRRSNGRSIYVLDEPTTGLHFEDVRKLLEVLGGLVDKGNTVIVIEHNLDVIKSADWVIDLGPEGGSGGGQIIATGTPEQVARVDESHTGQFLAEILTPGASGSGVRKAG, encoded by the coding sequence GTGCCCATCGTTCCAGTCGTCCCATCCACGAAGCTCAGCGTCCGCGGTGCCCGCGTGCACAACCTCAAGGACGTCGATCTCGACATCCCGCGCGACGCACTCGTCGTCTTCACCGGGCTGTCCGGCTCCGGCAAGTCGAGCCTTGCGTTCGACACGATCTTCGCCGAGGGACAGCGCCGCTACGTCGAGTCGCTGAGCGCGTACGCGCGTCAGTTCCTCGGTCAGGTGGATCGCCCGGACGTCGACTTCATCGAGGGGCTCAGCCCGGCAGTGTCGATCGACCAGAAGTCGACGAACCGCAACCCGCGTTCGACGGTCGGCACGATCACCGAGATTCACGACTACATGCGCCTGCTGTGGGCGCGCATCGGCATCCCGCACTGCCCCGAGTGCGGGGAGCGCATCCAGCGGCAGACGGTGCAGCAGATCGCCGATCAGCTCATGGCTCTGCCCGAGCGCACGCGATACCAGATCGTCGCGCCCGTCGTCACGCAGAAGAAGGGGGAGTTCGTCGACCTCTTCAAAGAGCTCGGTGCCAAGGGGTACTCCCGCGCGATCGTGGACGGCGAACTGATCCAGCTCGCCGAGCCGCCCAAACTCAAGAAGAGCTACAAGCACGACATCGCTGTGGTCGTGGACCGGCTGGTGGCATCCGTCGACATCCTGGGGCGGGTCACCGACTCGGTCGAGACGGCGCTCGGTCTGGCCGGCGGTATCGTGCGGATCAACTTCGTCGATGAGGAGGGCGATGCCGCGTGGCAGTCCTTCTCTGAGAAGCTGGCCTGTCCGAACGCGCACCCGATCACCCTGACCGAGATCGAGCCGCGCACGTTCTCGTTCAACGCGCCGTTCGGTGCCTGCCCGGCCTGCACCGGACTCGGCACCCGAATGTCGGTCGACGTCGACCTGATGCTCGGTGACGAGGAGCTGTCGATCCGTGAGGGCGTGATCCTGCCGTGGACGACGCAGGGCAAGGGGCTGTTCCAGTACTACGAGCGTCTGCTCGACGGACTCGCTGCCGACCTCGATTTCTCGCTCGACACCCCGTGGAACCAACTGCACTCCGAGGTGCGTGAAGCCGTGCTGCGCGGCGACAACTACAAGGTGAGCGTCAAGTGGAAGAACCGCTACGGCCGTGAGATGCGGTACACCTCGGGATTCGAAGGCGTCGTGCCGTACATCGAACGGCAGTACATGCAGGCGGAGTCCGACACGCAGCGCGCACGGTGGGGGGAATACCTGCGCGAGGTGCCGTGCCCGGTCTGTGACGGGGCGCGTCTGAAGCCCGAGGTGCTCGCAGTCAAGGTGCACGGGCACTCGATCGCCGAGGTGTCGTCGCTGAGCCTGGCCGATGCCAGCACGTTCATGCACACCCTGGAGCTCACCGACCGTGAGGCACGGATCGCCGCGCAGGTGCTGCGTGAGATCCGACTCCGACTGGACTTCCTGCTGCAGGTGGGTCTCGCGTATCTCAACCTCGGGCGCTCTGCCGGCTCGCTGTCGGGTGGCGAAGCGCAGCGCATCCGCCTTGCCACTCAGATCGGCTCCGGACTCACCGGCGTGCTCTACGTGCTCGATGAGCCCTCGATCGGCCTGCATCAGCGTGACAATCGTCGGCTGATCGAGACGCTCCTCAAACTGCGTGATCTGGGCAACACCCTGATCGTCGTCGAGCACGACGAAGAGACGATCGAAGCCGCCGACTGGGTCGTCGACATCGGACCAGGGGCCGGCGTCAACGGGGGAGCGGTCGTCCACTCCGGCCCGTACTCGTCGCTGCTCGAAGAGGGCGAGTCGATGACGGGTGACTACCTCGCAGGTCGTCGCGAGATCGCCGTGCCCTCGAAGCGTCGCAAGATCGACAAGAAGCGGATGCTGAGTGTCGTCGGCGCGAGGGCGAACAACCTCAAGAACGTCACCGCCGACTTCCCGCTCGGCGTGCTCACGGCGGTGACCGGTGTGAGCGGGTCGGGCAAGTCCTCGCTGGTCAACGACATCCTCTACCAGGTGCTTGCCGGGCGGCTGAACGGTGCACGCACCGTACCGGGCAAGCACACCCGGGTCACGGGCCTCGACAACCTCGACAAGGTCGTGCACGTCGATCAAGCACCGATCGGACGCACTCCGCGATCGAACCCGGCGACATACACCGGCGTGTTCGACCGCATCCGCACGCTGTTCAGCGAGACCCCCGAGGCCAAGGTGCGCGGATACCTGCCCGGCAGGTTCAGCTTCAACGTCAAGGGCGGGCGCTGCGATGCCTGCTCGGGTGACGGCACGATCAAGATCGAGATGAACTTCCTGCCCGACGTGTACGTCGACTGCGAGGTGTGTCACGGCAAGCGCTACAACCGCGACACGTTGGCCGTTCACTACAAGGGCAAGAACATCGCCGAGGTGCTCGAGATGCCGATCGCTGAGGCGGCCGAGTTCTTCGAGCCGATCCAGGCGATCCACCGCTACATGAAGACGCTTGTCGATGTCGGTCTCGGGTACGTGCGGCTCGGGCAGGCGGCAACGACCCTGTCCGGCGGCGAGGCGCAGCGCGTCAAGCTCGCCACCGAGCTTCAGCGACGCAGCAACGGCCGCAGCATCTACGTGCTCGACGAGCCGACCACCGGTCTGCACTTCGAAGACGTGCGCAAGTTGCTCGAGGTGTTGGGTGGACTGGTCGACAAGGGCAATACCGTGATCGTGATCGAGCACAATCTCGATGTCATCAAGTCGGCTGACTGGGTGATCGACCTCGGGCCGGAGGGCGGCTCGGGTGGCGGCCAGATCATCGCCACCGGAACCCCTGAACAGGTCGCGCGGGTCGACGAGAGCCACACCGGCCAGTTCCTCGCCGAGATCCTCACCCCGGGGGCGAGTGGATCCGGCGTGCGCAAGGCGGGCTGA